AAGGCTGCATTCCCGGCGGCAATAATGAAAAGGATGCCCCCGCGACAATCGCTCCCAGGACCTGGGAAACAACGTAGGGAATTACTTCCTTCCCAGGAAACCGGCCGCCGGCCCATAGCCCTATGGAGATCGCCGGATTCAGATGGCAGCCCGATATATGCCCGATAGCATAAGCCATCGTCAGTACCGTCAAGCCGAAGGCTAGCGCAACTCCAAGAAAGCCGATACCCAAATCCGGAAATGCAGCTGCCAGTACTGCGCTCCCGCATCCGCCAAGGACAAGCCAGAATGTTCCGAAGAACTCTGCACCGTACTTCTTCATGATTTCCTCCTTTCCGCAATTGAATCTCTTACACCGGAAAGCATCCAACCGCCGCTTGTACAATTTCCCGGATATTATCCTCCAGCTGTCAATTTGTCCACGCAGTTTGTCAGTCGGGTAATTCTCAAAGTCCCACAATTTTTCCTGGTCGGGTGTGTACGATATTCACGCTCAAGCTGGCGCGGGATGTCATATTGTTTACATATAGCAAGCCAGCTTTGGTTCTCACGACGCACCGATCGAACTGGGGGCTACTGCCAGGCGATTCAAGAAATGTTTGCGGGATCGATTTGACGCGGTCGCGATACTGGTCGAAGATTTCCAGCGGTGAGTTTCTCAATGCTCGGCTATCCGCTGAATGAGTGGTTCGCTCGCCGCGATGAGTGACTGCCTCTTCAGCTCTAAGAAGAGACTTCTGGCACTGGGCACGTCTCAGTATCGTTGATGAAAATATCACCCGAGCAGTCGCGCCCTAAGCTACCAGAAGACTTCCTCACAACAGGAGATTCAACTCGTTAAGAACCTACTCCTGGGGATGACGTTGGGGTTAAGTTACCGATGCGTGAGCGACGACCATGTGAAACCAGTTGTTGAGTCACCGACGTTCTATTCAGACCGTTACCGTAATAATCTGATACCCGGGCAGACGTCAGGTCAAAGTGAATCTCAGAACCCGGTTACCTACAAATACGTCGGTACTTGTTAGCCTTTCGGATCATGTTGATGTCAGGCCATTGCCTCCTGTCTGGGGGCAGGTGAATTCGCTTGTCAAGGTAGTGCCTAAAGTCATCGACTCCACCGCTAAGATCAAGTGTCACAAGCTGCAATTCCCGTTCCGAATTGATTCTCATAACATACTGGTCATCGAGGTATATGAGGCCGCCATCAAACGCCCGATGGTAGGTCGGTGATAGAGCAATACCGTTGCGCACCTCGTCCGCTGTCCCTTCTACCTCAACCGGCATGATGTGGGCAGCATCGACAAGACGCAGCTGCATCCGCGTAACTGAGCATCTGTTGCCGTAGGCAGAGAGAACCTGCTGGCGAAAGCACGCTGATCGTGCCCATCGGTTCACAGTGGCGAGGATTCTCCGACGTTTTGGCGTAAGTTTCTTGATCTCTTCGGTTGTGATTCTCTCAAGCGCCGACGCCCTAGACAACAGGCTGTACATTGCAGCGTTCTTGCCCAAGCGGTGAAGGTCTTCGGCATTAGCCATGTAGTTAAGCATCTGATCTGGACGGATCGCGACAGCAATCTCTTGGTTGCTCTTTCTATCAAACGCGAGACCGTCCTCGAGAGCCCTGTAAATGGATTTGATGCTGATCTGAACAGACGGTGAACCGGCAGTGAATGTACGGTGACGGGTCAGATCAAAACCCGTGAACATTTTCAAGTTCGGTTCATATCCGAGAAGCAAGGTAGGACCTCTGGGATTCAATGGCAGGGGCGAGGAGACGGTCGTCATCTGGATTCGGTATTCATCGGGAAGACTGGGCCTGCCGCCGTGAGTGAGTGTCCAGACATAGATCCACACTTCTATTCCACAAGTTTCAGTTTCCACGACAAATCTACGAGGATGCTCACGTAGTGATGACACAAAGATACCGGATGCCCCCGAGTCCTGAAAGGCGTCGAGGATAGCATTGACAAGTCGTGGGGGATCAATTGCTGGCACGGCTCAGGCTCTCTTTCTTGTACTTCGCTTCTTGAATTTGGTTGATGATTTCGTTCCGGCATTCGCCCTCGAATGAGCTTTCCCCCTAGGCTTCGCAACCCGCTCTCGGACAAACGTGGGTTTGCTCTTGCTCTCCGAGTCGGGGTGTCTGACTTTCGACCCGAGCTTTCGCGTCCGCCCACCGTGTACCGGCAGTGGATCATATTCCAGCCGGTCCCACATGGCTGAAGGATGGAATATTTTATAGCAAATCTCTCTGACGTGTCTGTTCTGAGGCATCTCAGGAAAAAGGGTCGGGTCCCCGTTTTCGAAACGGGCTAATGCTCCGGCGAGGTATTCTTCGACACTGTCGCAACAGATCCATTTCCGCTTCAGCCGTTCGGCTACTTCGCCAGTAACGCAACTCCCTGCAAAGGGATCGAAGACTATCTCTCCGGGATCGGTGAGCATGCGGATGAAGAACTCCGGCACGTCGCCCGGAAAACGGGCCGGATGCTGAGGAAGTCCCTTCTCCTTGCAATACCGCAGGTAATGGGAGTTGCTTTCCGTGTTCGGGACGGCCAGGAGATTGGGTGGGATTGATGCCTTGTTATTGATATTGAACTTGGTACTGATGTCGTGGCCGCTCGGTCGTTTCTTCGCCTTGTATCCATTCTTGAGTAGGTTCTTCATTGAGTCGCTGTAGGGAAGGAGCACACGGCGATTGCTTGCTTTCGGCCAAGGCGTTTTCGACAGCCACCAGACGCAGTTCACAGCATCCTTCACGCGGACTCTGCGAACCGTAACCCACTCGGCAGGAGTTGGAAGCTTTGAGGGGTTCCACCAGAAAATTTCCTGCGCCAAATGGAAGCCCAGGTCTTTGCACAGCATGATCAGCAGTTCGAAGTGGTAGAGACTCCGCGTGGGTTGCCCTTTATTCCAAGCGCCTCCGATGTCTATCACAAGTGAGCCATTAGGCTTCAGGATACGGTGGAATTCGAGTCCAAAAGGGTGGAACCAAGTCCCATAGCTCTCGGCGTCCACATTGCCGTAGGCCTTTTTGCGCACGAGCCCAAACGGGGGACTCGTCATGATGAGATCGACCGAGGCATCGCCAATTTCTGTGCGCATGAACTCCAGAGAATCGACGCAGTAAATTCGACCAAGTCTGGTTTCAAAGTAAGCTTCGTTTCTCTTGGTTATCGCCATGCTAATATCCTGCCACGTTCGGTCAGGGAAGGCAAGGTGAACATCATCCGATCAACAAGTTCTCTGTGTGATAGAACACCGCGGAGTTGCATGGGCCAGACACCCTGGCTTCCGTTGAGGAGAGGTCAGACGCCGAGGCAGGGCATCTCACATCAGGGGTGAACGTTAGACCAGCAAATGTCCTCGCCCCAACTCTGCGGCGGCTATCGACCATCCATACGAGCGATCGATTGTGGTACGGCCGTCATCCACTCCCGCTGACTTCCTTAATCGTCGGTTTGGCCATGGCGAGCTGTGGCGGTGGAGGAAACCGTGCGATATGACCGGAAGATTCCAACATAGCTTTCCGGCATTCTTGGGCATAAGCCCGATCTGCCTCTCCTGAAAGGTACTGAGCAACCTTGAACAAATCCGGTGTCTCTACAAGGACCGTACCACTGCGCTTCACTGCCTTTAGGCACTTCTCGGTGAAGAATGTCTTTCTGTCGTCTAGTGCCAATATGCGATACGCGTTGCCGAAAAGAACGCCCCTAGCGGGCTCAGCTACTTCTTCGCGTTCTAGATCCTCATGAATATTCATCTCAAGCTGACGAAGCTTGTCTATTCCAATCGCGTTGTTGTCTTTGCCCTCTGCCTCACCCAAGAAACGCCCTTCAGGACTTTCGAAGACTGCGTCGAATTCAGATTCGGTGTCTCTATATCTATTGGCAGAGAATCCCAGCAGCTTCAAGGCACGAAGAATTGCATCTTCCAGCGGCGCCCCTTTTTCGAAAAGCAACCGCCGGAGAACTCCCTCATCAACGAGTTGCCCTCGTATCGTCTGTCTTTGTCGTTGGAGTCTCTCGAGGCGATCATCTGTCTTCAACAACTCCTGCCTCAACCTCGCTTCTTTGGGCAAGTCGAAGTCTGTGGTCATCGCCCACTCGGGAGTCGGAGTGATGGCCTCCGACTGCTTCAGGGATTTGTCAATTTCGATGATTGCTCCGAGGAGTCGGCGGCCAAATTGCTGACCCAGTGTTGTCCATTTCCACCCTCCGCCTTTTGTCTTCTTGTAGAAATCTTCCGACTCCATATCAAGATGTGGAAGTAACAGGAGTGCCCCAGTCGAGTCCTTGACCTTCATCAGCGCGCCGACAGTCTTGTCTCCAGTCCTTGTCATCAGGAGCGGCTTTGAGATATGTCCTTCTATGCGTAACGTGTAGCAAGAGCAACCTCCGAACTCGGACCAGTAACTCGAAAGAATGTCACTTTCTTTCGCAAGTCGCATGGCGGAACCCTTGGAGCTGATCGGATTCAGATCGAAGGGCAAACACCTATAATTACTGTATAACTCAACGACGCTGGTCGTCTGCCGATTACGACCA
The nucleotide sequence above comes from Candidatus Eisenbacteria bacterium. Encoded proteins:
- a CDS encoding HNH endonuclease — translated: METETCGIEVWIYVWTLTHGGRPSLPDEYRIQMTTVSSPLPLNPRGPTLLLGYEPNLKMFTGFDLTRHRTFTAGSPSVQISIKSIYRALEDGLAFDRKSNQEIAVAIRPDQMLNYMANAEDLHRLGKNAAMYSLLSRASALERITTEEIKKLTPKRRRILATVNRWARSACFRQQVLSAYGNRCSVTRMQLRLVDAAHIMPVEVEGTADEVRNGIALSPTYHRAFDGGLIYLDDQYVMRINSERELQLVTLDLSGGVDDFRHYLDKRIHLPPDRRQWPDINMIRKANKYRRICR
- a CDS encoding site-specific DNA-methyltransferase; protein product: MAITKRNEAYFETRLGRIYCVDSLEFMRTEIGDASVDLIMTSPPFGLVRKKAYGNVDAESYGTWFHPFGLEFHRILKPNGSLVIDIGGAWNKGQPTRSLYHFELLIMLCKDLGFHLAQEIFWWNPSKLPTPAEWVTVRRVRVKDAVNCVWWLSKTPWPKASNRRVLLPYSDSMKNLLKNGYKAKKRPSGHDISTKFNINNKASIPPNLLAVPNTESNSHYLRYCKEKGLPQHPARFPGDVPEFFIRMLTDPGEIVFDPFAGSCVTGEVAERLKRKWICCDSVEEYLAGALARFENGDPTLFPEMPQNRHVREICYKIFHPSAMWDRLEYDPLPVHGGRTRKLGSKVRHPDSESKSKPTFVRERVAKPRGKAHSRANAGTKSSTKFKKRSTRKRA